A genomic region of Papaver somniferum cultivar HN1 chromosome 7, ASM357369v1, whole genome shotgun sequence contains the following coding sequences:
- the LOC113296976 gene encoding histidinol-phosphate aminotransferase 1, chloroplastic-like isoform X2 yields MKFAHIYPDPQNRRLRDALAKDSGVGSEYILVGCGADELIDLIMRCVLDPGDKIVDCPPTFTMYEFDAAVNGALVIKVPRKSDFSLNVEQITEVVRQENPKCIFLTSPNNPDGSVINDEDLLKILDLPVLVVLDEAYIEFSGIESKMAWVKKYENLIVLRTFSKRAGLAGLRVGYGAFPLSIVEYLWRAKQPYNVSVAAEIGACVALENPEYLERVKNALVQERDRLYSLLKEVPFLNPYPSYSNFILCEVTSGKDPKKLKEELAKMGVMIRHYSNKELKAYVRVSVGKPEHTDFLMECLKVLT; encoded by the exons ATGAAATTTGCTCATATTTACCCTGATCCTCAAAATCGCCGCTTACGTGATGCCCTTGCCAAAGATTCTGGTGTTGGGTCTGAGTATATTCTTGTAGGATGTGGTGCAGATGAGCTTATCGATTTAATCATGCG ctGTGTGCTTGACCCCGGTGATAAGATTGTGGACTGTCCTCCTACATTTACAATGTATGAATTTGATGCAGCTGTAAATGGAGCTTTGGTCATCAAGG TACCCAGGAAATCAGACTTTAGCTTGAATGTGGAACAAATTACTGAAGTTGTTCGTCAGGAGAATCCAAAGTGCATATTCCTAACCTCTCCTAACAATCCAGATGGAAG TGTGATCAACGATGAAGATCTTTTGAAGATTCTTGACCTGCCTGTTTTGGTTGTACTGGATGAAGCATACATTGAATTTTCTGGAATAGAATCTAAGATGGCTTGGGTGAAAAAGTATGAGAATTTAATTGTGCTCCGGACATTTAGCAAAAGAGCCG GTTTAGCAGGATTACGTGTGGGATATGGTGCATTTCCTCTAAGCATTGTCGAGTACCTTTGGAGAGCCAAGCAGCCTTACAATGTGTCTGTTGCTGCTGAGATCGGTGCATGCGTGGCATTGGAAAATCCTGAGTATCTAGAG AGAGTAAAAAACGCTCTGGTGCAAGAAAGGGATCGATTATATTCACTACTGAAGGAAGTCCCTTTCTTGAATCCATATCCCAGCTATTCAAACTTCATTTTATGTGAGGTTACATCAGGGAAGGATCCTAAGAAGCTAAAG GAGGAACTTGCAAAAATGGGTGTAATGATTCGACACTACAGTAACAAAGAACTAAAAGCCTATGTAAGGGTTTCTGTTGGGAAGCCTGAGCACACGGATTTCTTAATGGAATGTCTCAAGGTTTTGACGTGA
- the LOC113296975 gene encoding uncharacterized protein LOC113296975, translating into MRRSILKYASSSYRHFQSPLNPKANPIFSLLPLSSSSASSKFRFFSSENDDSSNPPTDPSSISTPASILAQLEEKNSLDEVKDVGTKEFKKMINDYMKGDEEKLPSIMEAIMSRRLSGKHEETDDELMVELEKKPLTDVKDAEFENDFEHLYKTDEEIENLYNAPELVEKRLSKDEFFNMDNRKWDGMIKEATEKGFLKDTKECEEILEDMLHWDKLLPDEIKAKVEAKFKELGDMCEKGELDPEEAYRMFKEFEDSIVLECTELMEKEKHAESDLPALPDKCTSLDDPPGEGPILRWQSRVVLAPGGDAWHPKNRKVKLSVTVKELKLSKHACHRLRALVGKRYHSGKDELTITSERFEHREENRKDCLRTLYSLIEEAMKADTYVEETRVSYVKEKLKGNPKFMERLRAKNMAKLDSHDAVAL; encoded by the exons ATGAGACGAAGTATACTGAAATATGCTTCTTCATCTTATCGCCATTTTCAATCTCCTTTAAACCCCAAAGCTAACCCTATTTTCTCACTTCTtcctctctcttcttcttctgcttcatcCAAGTTCAGATTTTTCTCTTCAGAAAATGACGATTCATCCAATCCGCCTACTGATCCCAGCTCGATCTCTACTCCTGCATCCATCTTAGCTCAGTTAGAGGAGAAAAATTCTCTCGATGAGGTCAAAGATGTGGGCACTAAAG agTTTAAGAAGATGATAAATGATTACATGAAAGGAGATGAGGAAAAGCTACCATCAATAATGGAAGCTATTATGTCTAGGAGATTATCAGGGAAACATGAGGAAACTGATGATGAGTTAATGGTAGAGCTTGAGAAAAAGCCATTGACTGATGTGAAAGATGCAGagtttgaaaatgattttgaacATCTTTATAAAACTGATGAGGAAATTGAGAATCTGTATAATGCTCCGGAACTAGTTGAGAAGAGACTCTCTAAAGATGAATTCTTTAATATGGACAATCGCAAATGGGATGGAATGATTAAGGAAGCGACGGAGAAAGGGTTTCTTAAGGATACTAAGGAGTGTGAAGAGATTCTTGAGGATATGCTTCACTGGGATAAGCTACTTCCTG ATGAAATAAAGGCAAAGGTGGAGGCGAAATTCAAGGAGCTTGGGGATATGTGTGAAAAGGGAGAGCTTGATCCTGAGGAAGCTTATAGAATGTTCAAGGAGTTTGAAGATTCAATAGTATTGGAATGCACGGAATTGATGGAAAAAGAGAAGCACGCAGAGTCTGACCTGCCCGCCCTGCCAGATAAGTGTACAAGCCTAGACGATCCTCCTGGGGAGGGACCAATCTTAAGGTGGCAGTCAAGAGTGGTCTTGGCTCCTGGAGGTGATGCATGGCACCCTAAAAACAGGAAAGTGAAACTGTCTGTCACTGTGAAAGAACTGAAGCTTTCCAAGCATGCTTGCCACCGCTTGAGAGCCTTAGTTGGGAAACGTTACCATTCAGGAAAGGATGAGCTTACAATCACCAGTGAAAG ATTTGAGCATAGGGAGGAAAACAGGAAGGATTGTTTAAGGACTCTATATTCCCTGATTGAAGAAGCCATGAAAGCAGATACATATGTGGAGGAGACTCGTGTTTCTTATGTCAAGGAGAAACTCAAGGGTAACCCAAAGTTCATGGAAAGATTACGAGCAAAAAATATGGCAAAGCTGGATTCTCATGATGCTGTTGCTCTGTGA
- the LOC113296976 gene encoding histidinol-phosphate aminotransferase 1, chloroplastic-like isoform X1: MGLLDCSPFTSSSSSICINNTNNHILLHSSSIQLQRKVIPVALTTKQVNEVQNVLTGDSFIRPHLRNLSPYQPILPFEVLSTQLGRKPEDIIKLDANENPYGPPPQVVEALGKMKFAHIYPDPQNRRLRDALAKDSGVGSEYILVGCGADELIDLIMRCVLDPGDKIVDCPPTFTMYEFDAAVNGALVIKVPRKSDFSLNVEQITEVVRQENPKCIFLTSPNNPDGSVINDEDLLKILDLPVLVVLDEAYIEFSGIESKMAWVKKYENLIVLRTFSKRAGLAGLRVGYGAFPLSIVEYLWRAKQPYNVSVAAEIGACVALENPEYLERVKNALVQERDRLYSLLKEVPFLNPYPSYSNFILCEVTSGKDPKKLKEELAKMGVMIRHYSNKELKAYVRVSVGKPEHTDFLMECLKVLT; encoded by the exons ATGGGTTTGCTTGATTGTTCTCCttttacttcatcttcttcttcaatttgcaTAAACAATACTAATAATCacattcttcttcattcttcttcgatCCAACTTCAAAGGAAAGTGATTCCAGTGGCTTTAACCACTAAACAAGTCAACGAGGTTCAAAATGTGTTGACTGGTGATTCCTTTATCCGACCTCATCTCAGAAATTTGTCTCCTTATCAACCAATTTTGCCTTTTGAG GTCTTGTCAACTCAACTTGGAAGAAAGCCTGAGGATATTATCAAACTAGATGCAAATGAAAATCCTTATGGTCCTCCTCCTCAG GTGGTTGAAGCTTTGGGGAAAATGAAATTTGCTCATATTTACCCTGATCCTCAAAATCGCCGCTTACGTGATGCCCTTGCCAAAGATTCTGGTGTTGGGTCTGAGTATATTCTTGTAGGATGTGGTGCAGATGAGCTTATCGATTTAATCATGCG ctGTGTGCTTGACCCCGGTGATAAGATTGTGGACTGTCCTCCTACATTTACAATGTATGAATTTGATGCAGCTGTAAATGGAGCTTTGGTCATCAAGG TACCCAGGAAATCAGACTTTAGCTTGAATGTGGAACAAATTACTGAAGTTGTTCGTCAGGAGAATCCAAAGTGCATATTCCTAACCTCTCCTAACAATCCAGATGGAAG TGTGATCAACGATGAAGATCTTTTGAAGATTCTTGACCTGCCTGTTTTGGTTGTACTGGATGAAGCATACATTGAATTTTCTGGAATAGAATCTAAGATGGCTTGGGTGAAAAAGTATGAGAATTTAATTGTGCTCCGGACATTTAGCAAAAGAGCCG GTTTAGCAGGATTACGTGTGGGATATGGTGCATTTCCTCTAAGCATTGTCGAGTACCTTTGGAGAGCCAAGCAGCCTTACAATGTGTCTGTTGCTGCTGAGATCGGTGCATGCGTGGCATTGGAAAATCCTGAGTATCTAGAG AGAGTAAAAAACGCTCTGGTGCAAGAAAGGGATCGATTATATTCACTACTGAAGGAAGTCCCTTTCTTGAATCCATATCCCAGCTATTCAAACTTCATTTTATGTGAGGTTACATCAGGGAAGGATCCTAAGAAGCTAAAG GAGGAACTTGCAAAAATGGGTGTAATGATTCGACACTACAGTAACAAAGAACTAAAAGCCTATGTAAGGGTTTCTGTTGGGAAGCCTGAGCACACGGATTTCTTAATGGAATGTCTCAAGGTTTTGACGTGA
- the LOC113296974 gene encoding uncharacterized protein LOC113296974 — protein sequence MAQYRQTCSSAASEPHVSLGIRFPHKQNVRSHRRSGRGGSDKNNNSRKISLTLLALILSVVLFVTVFAVYYISTKDNNHKEPNRFDDQDDDLRNDSDFLTNVTRIKNKVLRFGHGSVSHGRDSRDWDRDDRRRDDEYNENVSDLANMDDVDSVSADKDRVKERIRIKQQHLKQDHKTVGLYNEAGRDELKHYEAEYEASLKNVGQVNNNEHNVVSDGENLGLENEGADFDDEYDDGIDSNDGRLTENDVQANAAEGDDDENEESSDTKDPNSYRESEEDTSHNDDTVKIDSRRVSGKAARRSTSEKRTNSRKTKPKRHKFSGSCEMKFLNSTAQLVEPLESRKFSRFALQYTDIEERPSGLEQWEPRFSGHQSLKEREESFYARDQKINCGFIKGPVGSASTGFDLAEDDVRYMSSCHIAVSSCIFGNSDNIRTPYTKTVTRLSRKNVCFVMFMDESTLRTLSSEGQQPDRAGFIGLWKVVVVKNLPYTDMRRVGKIPKFLTHRLFPSARYSIWLDSKLRLQSDPLLILEYFLWRKGHEYAISNHYDRHCVWEEVAQNKKLNKFKHTIIDQQFAFYQNDGLMRFNFSDPRKLLPSNVPEGSFIVRAHTPMSNLFSCLWFNEVDRFTPRDQLSFAYTYHKLRKMNPGKPFHLNMFKDCERRAIAKLFRHRPEDKRNLPLQATE from the exons ATGGCTCAGTACAGACAAACATGCTCATCAGCAGCATCAGAACCTCATGTCTCACTTGGTATTAGGTTTCCACACAAGCAGAATGTACGAAGTCATAGAAGATCAGGTCGTGGTGGTTCTGATAAGAACAATAACAGTCGCAAGATCTCATTAACTTTGCTCGCCCTCATTCTCTCTGTTGTTCTATTTGTTACTGTTTTTGCTGTCTATTATATATCCACCAAAGATAATAATCATAAAG AACCTAATAGGTTCGATGATCAGGATGATGATTTGAGGAATGACTCGGACTTCCTCACAAATGTAACTCGAATTAAGAATAAAGTGCTCAGATTTGGTCATGGTTCTGTATCTCATGGCCGAGATTCGAGGGATTGGGACCGGGATGACAGGAGAAGGGATGATGAATACAATGAGAATGTATCAGATCTTGCTAACATGGACGACGTTGATAGTGTCTCTGCCGACAAGGATCGTGTGAAGGAAAGGATTAGAATCAAGCAGCAGCACCTAAAACAGGACCATAAAACCGTAGGTTTGTATAATGAAGCTGGCCGTGATGAATTGAAGCACTATGAAGCAGAGTATGAAGCCTCCCTAAAAAATGTTGGGCAAGTAAACAACAATGAACATAATGTAGTATCAGATGGTGAAAATTTGGGGTTGGAAAATGAAGGAGCTGATTTCgatgatgaatacgatgatgGTATTGATTCTAATGATGGGCGTCTGACAGAAAATGATGTCCAGGCCAATGCAGCAGAAGGCGATGATGATGAGAATGAAGAGTCCTCTGATACAAAAGACCCCAACTCATATAGGGAATCTGAGGAGGACACTTCCCACAATGATGATACTGTAAAGATAGATTCCAGGCGTGTGAGTGGCAAGGCAGCAAGGCGTTCTACTTCAGAGAAAAGAACAAAttctaggaaaacaaaaccaaagcgCCATAAATTTTCTG GCTCATGTGAGATGAAGTTCTTGAACTCTACTGCGCAGCTAGTAGAGCCTTTAGAAAGTCGAAAATTTTCAAGATTTGCATTACAGTACACAGACATAGAGGAGAGACCCAGTGGTCTAGAGCAGTGGGAGCCCAGATTTTCGGGCCACCAGAGTCTCAAAGAAAGGGAAGAGTCATTTTATGCACGTGATCAGAAAATCAACTGTGGTTTTATTAAAGGTCCTGTAGGATCTGCAAGCACAGGATTTGACTTGGCTGAAGATGATGTGAGATATATGAGTAGTTGCCACATAGCGGTTTCCTCGTGCATATTCGGAAACTCAGACAACATAAGAACGCCTTATACTAAAACG GTCACACGTTTATCAAGGAAAAATGTCTGCTTTGTTATGTTTATGGATGAAAGTACATTGCGAACATTGTCTTCAGAAGGCCAGCAACCAGATAGAGCTGGTTTTATCGGCTTATGGAAGGTTGTGGTTGTAAAAAATTTACCTTACACTGACATGCGGAGAGTAGGAAAGATTCCGAAATTCTTGACACATCGACTTTTTCCTTCTGCAAg GTATTCAATCTGGTTAGATAGCAAATTACGTCTCCAAAGTGATCCTCTTCTCATCTTGGAGTACTTTTTATGGCGAAAAGGTCATGAGTATGCTATTTCCAACCATTATGATCGTCATTGTGTATGGGAAGAAGTGGCACAGAACAAGAAGCTGAACAAGTTCAAACATACCATTATTGATCAACAGTTTGCCTTCTATCAGAATGATGGGTTGATGAGATTCAATTTTTCGGATCCCAGGAAACTTCTTCCTAGCA ATGTTCCAGAAGGGTCTTTTATAGTAAGAGCCCACACGCCTATGTCCAACTTATTTTCCTGTCTTTGGTTCAATGAAGTGGATCGCTTTACTCCGCGTGATCAACTGAGCTTTGCTTATACATATCACAAGCTGAGAAAGATGAATCCTGGGAAGCCTTTTCATCTTAATATGTTCAAG GATTGTGAGAGACGAGCTATAGCCAAATTGTTCCGTCACAGGCCTGAGGATAAGCGTAACCTGCCCTTGCAAGCAACAGAGTGA